The following proteins are co-located in the Paenibacillus sp. JNUCC32 genome:
- a CDS encoding carbohydrate ABC transporter permease, whose product MFKKAAIRESKGDRLFMFLIYLFLTLVLIAVAVPLIYIVSSSFSSPQAVTSGKVWLFPVDFTLDGYKAVFNNPQIGVGYLNSLFYTVVGTLINVTLTIMLAYPLAKKSLYGRNFFMVLLVITMMFEGGLIPYYLVVKNLHLLDTRWAMILPGALGVFQVIVARTFFQTTIPDELAEAAELDGCSDIRFIFSIVLPLSKPIIAVMTLMYAVGHWNAYFDALIFLRSPDLFPLQIILRNILILNSVDASMMADVSQMQAQQGLKDLLKYSLIVVASLPVLIIYPFVQKHFVKGVMIGSLKG is encoded by the coding sequence ATGTTCAAAAAAGCCGCTATACGTGAATCGAAAGGCGACCGCCTATTCATGTTCTTGATCTATCTGTTCTTGACCCTGGTTCTTATTGCCGTAGCTGTACCATTAATCTACATCGTAAGCTCGTCCTTCAGCTCGCCTCAGGCGGTTACATCGGGGAAGGTTTGGCTGTTTCCCGTAGATTTTACGCTGGACGGCTACAAGGCGGTATTCAATAATCCGCAGATTGGCGTCGGCTATCTGAATTCCCTCTTTTATACCGTTGTCGGCACCCTCATCAATGTAACGCTCACGATTATGCTGGCTTATCCGCTGGCGAAGAAGTCGCTTTACGGCCGCAATTTCTTCATGGTTCTGCTGGTGATCACGATGATGTTCGAAGGAGGACTGATTCCTTATTACCTCGTCGTTAAGAATCTCCATCTGCTGGATACGCGGTGGGCCATGATTTTACCGGGGGCACTGGGGGTATTCCAGGTTATCGTTGCAAGGACGTTTTTCCAAACCACGATACCCGATGAATTGGCGGAAGCCGCGGAGCTGGACGGATGCAGTGACATCCGGTTCATATTCAGCATTGTCCTGCCGCTGTCCAAACCCATTATTGCGGTCATGACCTTGATGTATGCAGTCGGGCATTGGAATGCTTATTTTGATGCACTGATCTTCTTAAGGAGTCCTGACTTGTTCCCGCTTCAAATCATTCTCAGAAACATTCTAATTCTGAATTCAGTCGATGCTTCCATGATGGCGGATGTGAGCCAGATGCAGGCGCAGCAGGGGCTCAAGGATTTGCTGAAATATTCCTTGATCGTTGTTGCCAGCTTGCCTGTGCTTATCATATATCCTTTCGTCCAGAAACATTTTGTCAAAGGCGTCATGATCGGCTCGCTAAAGGGCTGA
- a CDS encoding ABC transporter substrate-binding protein, with product MEKSMKKKNWLGIISCLMACVLLLSACGGTNSGNQSNGKTADNGAANEDLFNAVGSYPIVKEPMTIKMFAPQFASIENMDTNLFTKHLEEKTNINIAWDLVPENALNDRKQLMLAGGDYPEVILQANLTKEEQMKYGSQGVFIPLNDLIDQYAPNIKKAMEDIPYMKASITTPDGNIYALPQVNECYHCDNALKMWINKKWLDQVGLPVPTTTDEFYTVLKAFKEKDPNGNGKQDEIPLTGSDEMWAGNVSAFLMNSFILDDYVDKGSGTFLRVMDGKVDFTANKEEWKQGLLYLNQLYKEGLIDPAAFTQNADAVQQMANREPDNIMGTLSTALISYAYSMDDKAPRHKDYVALPPLKGPNGVQQTLNFAGIGVSQFAITNKATKEQQIAAIRLADYLYTEEAIVLQEYGPEGKGWKKAESGEKGMDGKQAKYTAIPIPDKKPTHNDGWEQIGPSLRTYAYRASWTAPQDPLAPDGYGTRLNKVSEEYEPYQSKEQYPSGLFIALEDAELVAQIKTTLVDYVKSNMAQFITGSKDINKEWDAYVKGLDGMQLNQYLEIYQKALDAGK from the coding sequence ATGGAAAAGAGCATGAAGAAGAAAAACTGGCTAGGTATCATTAGCTGCCTAATGGCTTGCGTGCTGCTGCTTAGTGCCTGCGGCGGAACCAATTCCGGCAATCAGTCAAATGGCAAGACGGCCGACAACGGTGCTGCCAATGAAGATTTATTTAATGCCGTTGGTTCCTATCCGATCGTGAAGGAGCCGATGACCATTAAAATGTTCGCGCCTCAGTTTGCGTCAATCGAAAACATGGATACCAACCTATTTACCAAACATCTTGAAGAGAAGACGAACATCAATATCGCTTGGGACCTAGTACCTGAGAATGCTTTGAACGACCGCAAGCAGCTCATGCTGGCCGGTGGCGATTATCCTGAAGTCATTCTCCAAGCGAATTTGACCAAGGAAGAGCAGATGAAGTATGGGTCGCAGGGCGTGTTTATCCCTCTGAATGATTTGATAGACCAATATGCACCCAATATCAAGAAAGCGATGGAGGATATCCCTTACATGAAAGCCTCCATCACGACTCCGGACGGCAACATCTATGCATTGCCGCAGGTCAATGAATGCTACCATTGTGACAATGCGCTCAAAATGTGGATCAATAAAAAATGGCTCGATCAAGTGGGACTGCCTGTTCCAACGACCACTGACGAATTTTATACTGTGCTGAAAGCGTTCAAAGAGAAGGATCCGAACGGCAACGGCAAACAAGATGAAATCCCGCTGACAGGCTCGGATGAAATGTGGGCAGGCAACGTCTCCGCCTTCCTGATGAACTCGTTTATCCTTGATGACTACGTCGACAAGGGTTCGGGTACGTTCCTCCGCGTCATGGATGGCAAAGTTGATTTTACGGCAAACAAAGAAGAGTGGAAGCAAGGCCTTCTTTATCTGAATCAATTGTACAAAGAGGGATTAATTGATCCCGCAGCCTTTACCCAGAATGCCGATGCGGTTCAGCAAATGGCCAACCGGGAACCGGACAATATTATGGGTACGTTATCAACTGCTTTAATCAGTTATGCTTACAGCATGGATGATAAGGCGCCGCGTCATAAAGATTATGTTGCCCTGCCGCCGCTGAAAGGCCCGAATGGTGTGCAGCAGACGCTGAATTTTGCGGGAATCGGTGTCTCGCAATTTGCGATTACGAATAAAGCGACGAAAGAGCAGCAGATTGCCGCCATCCGGTTAGCGGATTATCTGTATACGGAAGAAGCGATCGTGTTGCAGGAATATGGCCCTGAAGGCAAAGGTTGGAAGAAAGCTGAATCCGGAGAAAAGGGTATGGATGGAAAGCAGGCTAAATATACGGCTATTCCTATCCCCGACAAAAAGCCGACGCATAATGACGGTTGGGAGCAGATCGGTCCATCACTGAGAACCTACGCTTATCGTGCGTCCTGGACAGCTCCTCAGGATCCGCTCGCTCCCGATGGATACGGTACCCGTCTGAATAAAGTCTCCGAGGAATATGAACCGTATCAATCCAAGGAGCAATATCCATCGGGATTGTTCATAGCGCTTGAAGATGCCGAGCTCGTAGCTCAGATCAAGACAACGCTTGTCGACTACGTGAAATCCAATATGGCCCAGTTTATTACAGGCTCCAAAGATATTAACAAAGAATGGGATGCATATGTGAAAGGGCTGGATGGCATGCAGCTGAACCAGTACCTGGAAATCTATCAAAAGGCATTGGATGCCGGAAAATAA